A window of the Tenebrio molitor chromosome 1, icTenMoli1.1, whole genome shotgun sequence genome harbors these coding sequences:
- the Cralbp gene encoding retinaldehyde-binding protein 1, producing MSSTHLLISNPWRDNNNTLIDKKLICKEQDISDKLAKVAKNELREDERTRQQCLQQFRDWIKKNQDIENCFMDDNFLLRFLRVKKFSIPMAEQTLLKYLNFRKRFKDFMYGLDYLQSSLIQNGYIFASPFRDSHGRRVIIYNLRRVNPHEYTGRDICLAHAITYETLLADEENQILGINHIADLDGLSAAFLTLWSISEFATIIRWGEQSIPMRHKEINIMNFPAGLKYVYDFVQSNIKSEKLKNRILIHKSWTELQNKVNKKCLPLEFGGIMPMRDMIELWKKELASKRELLLSYDIMNLLSDRGIICRRNAPAQDDTGVGSLPGSFRKLEVD from the exons atgtCAAGTACTCATCTTTTAATATCAAATCCTTGGAGagacaataataatacattgatcgacaaaaaattaatatgtaaAGAACAGGACATTTCCGACAAACTTGCTAAAGTTGCAAAAAATGAACTTCGAGAAGATGAAAGAACCCGGCAACAGTGTCTACAACAGTTCAGAGACTGGATAAAGAAAAACCAAGacattgaaaattgttttatgg ATGACAATTTCCTTTTACGATTTTTGCGGGTTAAAAAATTTAGCATACCAATGGCTGAGCAAactcttctaaaatatttaaattttagaaagAGATTTAAAGATTTCATGTATGGCTTGGATTATCTTCAGAGTTCTCTGATCCAGAACGg ttaTATATTTGCAAGTCCATTCAGGGATTCCCATGGCAGACGAGTAATTATTTACAACCTTAGAAGAGTCAATCCTCATGAATACACTGGCAGAGACATATGTCTGGCTCACGCAATTACTTATGAGACCCTTTTAGCAGACGAGGAAAATCAGATTCTCGGCATTAACCACATTGCTGATTTAGATGGCCTAAGTGCTGCCTTCCTTACTCTGTGGTCTATCAGTGAATTTGCAACAATTATCCGTTGGGGAGAA CAATCCATCCCTATGAGgcacaaagaaataaatattatgaATTTTCCAGCAGGTCTTAAATATGTTTACGATTTCGTTCAATCTAAtattaaaagtgaaaaattgaaaaacagaATTTTG atccATAAGTCTTGGACGGAACTgcaaaataaagtaaataaaaaatgtcttccTCTAGAGTTCGGAGGTATCATGCCTATGAGAGATATGATAGAGCTCTGGAAAAAAGAACTGGCTTCTAAACGGGAGCTTTTGTTATCCTACGACATTATGAATTTGCTCAGTGATAGAGGCATAATATGCAGACGGAACGCACCTGCCCAGGACGACACAGGAGTAGGAAGTTTGCCGGGCAGCTTTCGAAAGCTTGAAGTCGATTAA